gggggctgggggctgggcaagTGTGGGAGAATCAGAGTCGAGGTCCCAGAGAGATACCCCTCCTTGATTCAGATGAACCCCAGAGAGACCAGAGGACAGAGGGAATCCACACCAGAGTCCAGAACTGAAGCAGGTCCTAGAGCTGCCCTGAAGTGGGTatcaaaggagaagaggaggaggagtccCTGGCCGAGGGCTGCTGCCACTCACGTCACCCCCGCTGTCCTTGATGCCCACAATATTGGGGTGATGGGAAAGCGTGACCACCGCATCCACCGGCAGGTCCAGCCCCGTGTTGGCTGGGACACTGTACAGCACCACAGGAATTGGAGACAGGTCAGCCACCTGAGGGGTGcagagaagagaggggagggcAGCTGCCCCAGGCCTGAGGCGGTCGGAGCCTGGGTCTGTGCAAGACTGCCTGGATTGGCCCACCTCCTGGATGAGAAGTCACAGAGTTGTGCACCCTGATTGCAAACACTGATGCTGGGTGATATTTAAGAGTGCTTTCTGTGTGCCAGACACAGCTCCAAGTCCTTTTTGTTTTGACTGATCTTAATCCTCCCTGGAGGAAGATTCATCATTCCTCCCATTGGAGAGGGGCGGGAAGAGCGACCCAGCAGGGTTAGGTCAGTTGCCCacggtcacacagctggtagcTGGTGgtgtccctcccctctcccaagcTGCCATTCATGGGAAGTCAGCTCACCACTCTGCTTCTAGCTTCTCCCCTCCCTGAGCAGAATCTCTGCTCCACCCAGCTTCCTCTGGGCCCAGGCCTCAAACCTACACCTCCACCTTAACCCACCTTGGTGTAGTGGTGAATGAGGGCGGCGCTGCTCATGCGGCCACGATAGTAGCAAGGGGTCACCACCATGGCGGCGTCAGCCCCGACCTGGGCCATGCTCACCGTCATCTCCACCGTGGCCTGAGTAGCtacagggagaagaaagaagtCTTCCCTACAGGCCATGGTgggtgagggcaggagggagaggaccAGACTAGGACCGAGGCAAGCAAGGGACGCAGCAGAGAGAGAGCAGGACTTAGACTGAACCCAGCTCCAGGCTAGGGAGCCAGCCCCCCACAACCAGCCACCGCCAGGCCCCGGGCATTCAGGCCTCACACTCGCAGCCGGAGCCGGCCAGCAGGAGCTTGTCCTTGGGCAGGGCCTGGCGTGCACGGCTCACCACCTCCAGGCGCTCACTGCTAGTCAGGAAGGGGAACTCGCCATTGGAGCCCTGGATCACGAAGCCTGCAAGAGAAGCGACACCTTACCATCTGCTTGTGAAAAACCGGACGTTGGTCTTAACTCACCCAGGTTCCTACCTCCCCAACACCACTGTTTTTCATACATCTCCTTCCCATCTTTGTCCTGAGGAAGGCAGAGTGTTGTACCCTGTTGCAGTGAGAGTGTTCAcaccatttgttttttgtttgttttaatgagaTATTTCAGCAAACCAGAAAGAATAGATAATAATATAATCCACATCAGTGTAGCCGGTACCCTCGACAACCTCCCCCCATCTCTTCCTCATCTCTGGCCTGTCTCAAGTGTCCATGGTTCCCATTCATGTCTTTTTACCCTTAAAACACATATCTGGAGCCATAAACAATATATAATAGGTTTTTTTGCCTATTAAGACTTTACAGAAATGGAATCACATAATCTCCTGCTCTTTGCCATATTTGCTCACCATTATGTTCTGAGCTTTGTCCACAGCAGTACAGAGAGCCctgattcatttgttttcattgctaTATAATACTCTCTTGTGAAGCTAGACCACGActtacttttcattctccttttgatgatatttagaatatttcctattttgctattacaaacaatGCGAAAACCAACAGTTTAAGAATTTCTCTCAGTTTAGATACTTAGGTGTGTAATGGCTGAGTCACAGGTAAATGCACCTTCATGTGCCAGACTTCTAATTAGCCAGTCCATACCTAGCAGCACGTAGAAAAACCTGTGAATTTCAATACTCAGTATTCACGTCAATACTGAGTATTGTCAGAACAAATTCTCACCAATTTTCTGGATGAAAAGTGgcatctcattattttattttgcatttcctcaTTTATCCATCATTTGTGAGGTTTCTAATATTAGAGGTGTCAATCCTTTCATATCCACAAGAGACCAGTAGAACTGATGTTCTTCAACTAAATCTAAAGGGAATGTAAAACCATTTTCCTCTcagcttatttcatttaactttctttttcctcttctttctcctctctacTCCATTccaaattttttcctttaaatgtagCATACAATACATGAAGATTATTAATAAATAGAAGACTGTTGGGGAGAAAGGAAAGTAGCGGGGGCTATCTTAATATACAAAATCACTGCCATACACTTCTGACAGATATCTGATTTGGAGGTTCCTGACAGTCAAAGCTAAAAGGGAAATGTAGTCATCTGACAGATATGTAGAAATCAAGATAAAGCAAAGCAGCTGCCCTGGAGAAACACAGATTTTCCTGGCACTGGGACTGAGAAAGATTGTTCCTGTGAGTCATCCTTAAGGGGACACAGTGTGGTGGGGAGTCAGCTTTACACCACAAGGCTTTCTCTGTGCTGTTCACTATCCCGTTCAAGTCCACTGAGCGGGCTTCCGGGAGAGCTTCCTGGATACTTAGCATTTCTCCCCCAGTTTCGTGTCTTAGTAGCATTGCAGGGAACATCTAGAGGCAAATagctttctgcttctgttagatcattgcctcagcatcagttcctctATGTCAGGCTAGGAGCCCATGGTAGGAGCCTCCTTCTGTCTTGCTACATAAGGTCCCGGTGGTttcccagtggatcttcccactTGCAGAATTGCCAACCCCAGAGAGGGCTCCAGGCCAGCCATGACAGGACCAGTAACTTCTGGCTAAGGATTTAGAGGTCAAGCTGCTCCTCCTTCCCCAAGCCCTCTTGAATGGGGCTTCTTGCTTCAGACATGTCTCCAGCCATGGTCACTCACTCCCAAGTCCCCTTTCATTCTGGTGGCCAAGTCCAGATAACTCCATGTCCCACAGGTGGACTTGGCCTAAACAGCAGGATAGCTGGGTCTTGAGCTTGACCGGGGGTGGGAGCAGGTGGGTGAAGCAGGCCCTGTGCTCAAGACTCCTAGTGGCCTCTCCTCGTTTACTTAAGGGAGCATCCGACCCAGACCTGACTCTCAAGAAGGCAATGAGTCCAGGCTGGGGAAGAGGAAGTGTGATAGAGTCAGGCAAGCGCTGGACTCAGGCCCCTCTGGCTGTTGGGCGAGTTACATCACTTTCTGAGACTCCGGACAATAAGGGCACTTCAATCCTACCTTATAGAGCTGTCTGAAAGGCTCAGATGAGAAAATGTATGAGAGAAAAAGCACTTTGAAGTCTGTGAAGTGATACTGCAAAGAACCCCCTCCTTTTCTTGGCCAGATGTCCAGGTTCAGGCCCAATGTGCCGCTGGGTGTGGAGGCGGGGCTAAAGAAGAGCTTGGGTGTGGAGGCGGGGCTAAAGAAGAAGCCTGGATGGGTGGCGAATGAGGAAAGTGAGCTCTGGGTAAGCAGGGAGCAGCAGAGTTGGCAGCCAGAGCCCAAGTTTAACTCCCAATGTGGCCCCTTGCCAGCTCTGAACTCTTGAGCAAATAGCTTAAtcaaacttcagcttcctcaactGAAAAATGGGGGTAATTTTAGTGCCCTTTCTAGAGTTGTGTGAAGTTTAAATGAGATCCTATTTACAAATGCCTGGAATAGACAGAACCTGGCATCAAGTAGCTATAATCATTATGGAGTCAGAGGAAGTACTCAAGCCTTAAAACTGGAGGGTGGCAACTTTCAATCTGAGGAGGGGGACGGTGGTTGGTATGGGAGGGGAGGCTGCATCCAGGGACCTCTCAGCCCCTCCAGCTCTGAGAGGAAAGAGGCTCATGTCAGAAGCTTCTTTCCCCTAGGAGCCAGTGTGGCCTGATAAGGGGAATTGGGTGGAGGCTGAGGACACACAAGCAACAGGGTGACTTACTGTGGCCAAGAGGAATCACAATCTCTTTTATGTAAGGAGCTTCCCCAGTCAGTATTATACACTTTGGCCCATCGTCATTGCCACCTCTTCCGAGAAGTCTTCCTGGAATCCAGTCTTCCCTGAACATATTTCCTCTGAACTTCTCCTGCCTGTTCCTAGTCCTTCCCTGCTGTCTACTCAAAAATGCATGTTGATCCTCAGAATCCTTCAACCTCCCTTACCGCCACCTGTTGGGACTAGGAAAAATTTCTCCAACTGGCCTCTGCTgtgaaatgaggaaactgaacatTTTCCTAAGTCCTCCTTGGCTTGAGGCTTTGGAGTCACTTTTCAGGCTTTTCCTCCTCCCCTTTGCTGATCTCTAAACACTCTCTTCCAGCCAAACTGACTGTCAGAGCCCGCCAGACACAGGGCCATCTTCCTGTGGTACGCCTTTGCtcctgctcttccctctgcccagaaCACCTCCTTAGTTGCAGccccccacatgctgcaaggacCTTGAAGCCTTTCTCAACCCCCCTCCCCACTGGGCTCCATGGTGTTTTGTCCTTGCTCAGCACTTGTCTAGAAGAATCTAGGTCAAGGATGGCGTCTGCCTCATTTTGGCCTCCTCTGTGACACCTAGCACACTGCCTGTTGACCCATGCGTTGATAATTGgtagtataaaagaaaaattatcccaAACCTGGTCTGGGGCAGAACTTTTTTGCATGATGTAATTCATAACCTCCCactaggaagaaaggaaagttcCTGATGAAATGTTGAAGCAATTTCCTAATGAGTTTTAATGGAATTAAGCCTTGATCTGGGAAaccagccaccccccaccccccagcagacTCTCAGGCAAGAGGCTAGTGACTGTTAACTTTTCTTTGTATCTAGTCTAACAATGATttaaccattttcttttcttataaaaatatccTTACCAAGAGTTTATACTTGAATTGTCTCCTTAGAAGCTATTTTCCTTGAAGTACAACTGTAGTAAAACTTTGACATGAGCTCATAACTGAATTGTCCAATAATTTTTTGACTTTTAACTTGAACTACCTTCAGATTTACAGGAAAGCTGCAAAAATGATACAGAGGATTTCCATACATCCCTCCATCATTGTACCTAACTAGAGAACAGTGATCAATACCAGAGAGGGAACATGAGTACAATACTAACTGCAGACCTTATTTGAAATTTTTGCCAGCTTGAAACTTTTTTAAAGCTAAGATTCCAAAGTCATAATTAGCTAATCTGAAATTTTATGTATTAAGTTTTTAGTAAGGGATTTAAGGTCTTTCAGATAAATGCACATATTTTAACAATCATTTTCAGAAGCCAAAATGTACTGCATTTGGTTTCTGTCTAATTAGCATCTTCCAACATTTTCCAGTACGATtggttccattttttttcccaattgagATTTTTATTATGAAGTACCTTCCACACTCACACATATCAGTGTTTATATAGCCAGTGATTAATAGTGTCAGAAATATTCAAATACTCCTAACTGTGCTCCATAAAGTCACAATTGACAACAGAGTGTTTATAGATTTATTCATTCTTTGCAATGATTCTAGGCACCTCCTTCCTGGAGTCTGAGGCCCACAGTTTGGAAACCACTGGTAAATCCATAATAGTTACAAATGGTAAGACATGCCTATGTAAAGGAGACACTGGGGGTTAGACAGTGCCCTGTAGCTGACTTCTCTCAAGTTTCCTGGGGAAGACAGCTGTCTCCCTTTAACAGCTTAACAGGGAGGTCACCACTTGCCCCAGAAATGGCTTTCTGGGACCCAgaaagaggaggtgggggagtCCCAGGCTTGCAGGTGGGCACAGAGCATGTCAGGACATGTGGGAAGAGGACAGGGACAAGTATGAGAGACAACAGTTCAGGGGACAGTGGGCATCAGACCAGGGAGCAGCGCAGGGCAGGGATGAGGGGTACGGGCTTTGCAGTCAGGCCACACTGGGCTCTGACCCCAGCAATATCCACCTGCTGTCTATGCCACCTCTGGGAAGATTGCACCTCTGAGCCTCACCTGCAAAGTGGAGATACCGTCATACCTTCCTCTTAGGTCTGTGCCATAACATGACACAGAGCGCGGCATGTactaaaaacttgaaaaaagGTGGTGGTTGGagggagggatttccctggtggcccaatggctaagactccacactcttaatacagggggcccaggttcgattcctgatcaggaaactagatcccagatgccacaactaaagatcccacatactgcaacctagacctggcacagcctaaataaataaatattaaaattttttttaaaaaggcaggggGAGCTATTGTAGTATGAGGAGTAATGCTACTACTTAGTAGCACTGCAGCAGtagcagccccagccccagcaaTAGCAGCATAAACCAGGAGAGAGAGTACATAGCCCAATACCATGGCTCTGAAGGTAGCTGGTGGGGAGGCACCACCACGATCCCagtgggggcggggagagagCAGCATCGTGTGAGCAGCACAGGGTGGGAGCAGCACCAGGAGGACCGTagccccacatcccacccctacTTACTTCCAACCCGCACCTTACTTCCGCACACCTCCCAGCTCctggctgcttcctcctcctctggcgGCAGCAGGTTAGTGGGGGCTGAGCCCTGTGGAGAGTTTCCATGCCCAGAACCTAAGATCCCAGAAGCTAATTTAGGGATCCTTGAACCAGCCTACCAGAGGAGGACTTGGGAGGAGGAACACTCTCCCCAGAGGCCCGCCCAGACCCAGGGCTGGCCACAGAGCCTCCAGACTCAAGAGTAAGGGCATGCAAGGCTTTATTGGCTCAGCTCAGGCATTTGGCATCTGTGTGTTGCTCTCGGCTGCTCCTGGGATCTGCCTCTCCCATCTTCTCTCGGGGGTTCTTCAGGGGCCTGTGAGTCTGCCTCAGCTACCCCAATTCTCCCCAGCTCTCCCTCATCAGGGGCCGTCACGGGCAGACCCCACTCACGGAGAGCTGAAGGGGCCCGGAACCCCTTGTGGGGGGCCTGAGGAAGAAGGGACTTGGGCAGCAGCATCTCACTCTGGGCCACACAGGTTGCCCCATCAGAGAGGTGGGCCATACATGATGCCTGTGTTTGTGAGCCAGCCCTGCGGGGGGAAGGGGCATCTCCACCTGTGGTCAGGTGGCTTTAAAGGGGTGGTAGGCCTGGGGGCTGCGGCTGGGCAGGCTGTGGGACTGGTGGTTCGGATAGCCCTGGTGGCCGTGGTGGCAGTGGCTGTGGTAGGTATGTGCGTGGTTGGCACCAGCTACGGTGGATTCCCGCTGGGTGAGGAAATTCCCCTTCAGCTTTATCTCCACCTCCTCGAGGGCCTTCAGCTCCTCCTGGTTGATGTCCTTGGTCTCCAGGTGGCCCGAGTTCTGGCAGGCCGTGGCCCGTTGCAACATGGAGTTAGCCAGCTGCTGCCCCTTGGTGTCAATCTCCTTGGTACAGGCGGCCACGGCGGCCCACGTGGCCTCCTCCGGGGACGAGGACTTCCCAGACTCCTTGTGGGTCTCTTTGGTCACGGAAGTCCCAGACATTCTCTGCTTGCTGGTGAAGGACTCCCGGTGAAGGGCCATGCCCTCGTCTCCTTGCCGCGTGCTGAAGGTCTCCACGCGAATCGTGGTGCTGGCCTCCCCGCTGCCGCTGTTGGGCTGCGGAGCAGCCGAGGAGCTGCTGGGCCCGGCGGTGTTGAGGCAGACAGTGTTGCTGGCGGCCAGCTTCTCTTCAGAAAGACGGCTAAAGTGCGATTTGATCCAACTCTCATCCTTCGAGTGTTCGCTCTCGGCCGGCTCCTGCACCTCTGGTGTGGTCTCAGAAtctgtcttccttttcctcttcc
The genomic region above belongs to Cervus canadensis isolate Bull #8, Minnesota chromosome 8, ASM1932006v1, whole genome shotgun sequence and contains:
- the C8H10orf62 gene encoding uncharacterized protein C10orf62 homolog, whose product is MQRKRKRKTDSETTPEVQEPAESEHSKDESWIKSHFSRLSEEKLAASNTVCLNTAGPSSSSAAPQPNSGSGEASTTIRVETFSTRQGDEGMALHRESFTSKQRMSGTSVTKETHKESGKSSSPEEATWAAVAACTKEIDTKGQQLANSMLQRATACQNSGHLETKDINQEELKALEEVEIKLKGNFLTQRESTVAGANHAHTYHSHCHHGHQGYPNHQSHSLPSRSPQAYHPFKAT